The proteins below come from a single Mugil cephalus isolate CIBA_MC_2020 chromosome 7, CIBA_Mcephalus_1.1, whole genome shotgun sequence genomic window:
- the LOC125010927 gene encoding zinc finger protein 271-like encodes METPTDEESNSDQLLSHISPGAESPDQEGSKHVDSGSTRNKELNPKRRDNSPMSKSQCDTDTGRNSVTCDVCGKNFKYQCDMKTHYRIHTGEKPYCCRTCGKSYTKNGHLTVHMRIHTGEKPYPCETCDKTFRQRSQLTVHMRTHTGEKPYPCEMCDKTFNSVYGLNVHMRTHTGEKPYPCEMCGKTFNAVSDLKVHVRIHTGEKPYPCKTCGKTFKSSSDLWYHRSTHTGEKPHCCETCGKTFRQSCKLTIHMRTHTGEKPYSCEMCGKTFKTGTELNAHMRSHTGERPYPCKTCGKTFKSTSYLNVHMRSHTREKPYPCEMCGKTFNTVSDLNVHMRSHTGEKPYPCKTCGKTFKSISYLNVHMRIHTGEKPYPCEMCGKTFRSGSDLNVHMRSHTGEKPYPCKMCGKTFKKASDLNVHMRSHTGEKPYPCKMCGKTFKTTSNLNSHMRTHTGEKPYPCEMCGKTFNSASDLTIHMRTHTGEKPYPCEICGKSFRRRSQLNLHMRIHTGEKPYPCQICGKSFRRRSQLNLHMRIHTGKKPYSCTTCGKTLRLKSGLNTHTKTHVGEVSSSLTNCTRNKSLGS; translated from the coding sequence ATGGAGACTCCTACTGATGAGGAATCAAACAGTGACCAACTCCTGTCTCACATTTCTCCTGGAGCTGAGAGCCCAGATCAGGAGGGAAGCAAGCATGTAGACTCAGGATCAACTAGGAATAAAGAGCTGAATCCAAAGAGGAGAGACAACTCTCCTATGTCAAAGAGTCAGTGTGATACTGACACAGGTAGAAACTCTGTAACATGTGACGTCTGTGGAAAAAACTTTAAGTATCAGTGCGATATGAAGACACATTACAGAAtccacacaggtgagaaaccttATTGTTGCAGAACATGCGGGAAGAGTTACACTAAAAATGGTCATTTAACTGTccacatgaggattcacacgGGTGAGAAGCCATATCCTTGTGAAACATGTGATAAAACATTCAGGCAAAGATCTCAATTAACtgtccacatgaggactcatACAGGTGAGAAACCGTATCCCTGTGAAATGTGTGATAAGACCTTTAACTCAGTATATGGATTAAAcgtccacatgaggactcacacggGTGAGAAGCCATATCCCTGTGAAATGTGTGGTAAGACCTTTAACGCAGTATCAGATTTAAAAGTCCACGTGAGGATTCACACAGGCGAGAAACCGTATCCTTGcaaaacatgtggtaaaaccttcaagTCAAGTTCTGATTTATGGTATCACAGGAgcactcacacaggtgagaagccgcattgttgtgaaacatgtggtaaaacatTCAGGCAAAGCTGTAAATTAACTatccacatgaggactcacacaggagagaagccGTATTCCTGTGAAATGTGTGGTAAGACCTTCAAAACAGGAACTGAATTAAATGCCCACATGAGGAGTCACACAGGAGAGAGGCCGTATCCTTGcaaaacatgtggtaaaaccttcaaatCAACATCTTATTTAAATGTCCACATGAGGAGTCACACAAGAGAGAAGCCGTATCCCTGTGAAATGTGTGGAAAGACCTTCAACACAGTATCTGATTTAAATGTCCACATGAGGAGtcacacaggagagaagccGTATCCTTGcaaaacatgtggtaaaaccttcaaatCAATATCTTATTTAAATGTCCAtatgaggattcacacaggagagaagccCTATCCCTGTGAAATGTGTGGAAAGACCTTCAGATCAGGATCTGATTTAAATGTCCACATGAGGAGtcacacaggagagaagccaTATCCCTGTAAAATGTGTGGCAAGACCTTCAAAAAAGCATCTGACTTAAATGTCCACATGAGGAGtcacacaggagagaagccGTATCCCTGTAAAATGTGTGGTAAGACCTTCAAAACAACATCTAATTTAAATTcccacatgaggactcacacaggagaAAAGCCATAtccttgtgaaatgtgtggtaAGACCTTCAACTCAGCATCTGATTTAACTatccacatgaggactcacacaggagagaagccGTATCCTTGTGAAATTTGTGGTAAGTCCTTTAGACGAAGATCTCAATTGAATCTacacatgaggattcacacaggagagaagccGTATCCTTGTCAAATTTGTGGTAAGTCCTTTAGACGAAGATCTCAATTGAATCTacacatgaggattcacacaggaaAGAAGCCGTATTCTTGCacaacatgtggtaaaaccttaaGGTTAAAATCTGGATTAAATACCCACACAAAGACTCACGTAGGTGAAGTGTCATCCTCCTTAACCAACTGTACAAGAAATAAATCTCTGGGAAGCTAA
- the LOC125010616 gene encoding myb-like protein X, with protein sequence MAESLRELIIERLTAAAAEEEIFGLFERTVVQYEEEIDRQRRLLDITWKPEIKLHRIFIPHQHVCTKESLSNQERDSRLNQEEPEPPQIKEEQEEPEPQQIKEEQEEPEPPQIKEEQEAVIKENSLF encoded by the exons atGG ctgagagtttgagagagttgatcatcgagcgactaactgctgctgctgctgaagaagaaatatttggactctttgaaagaactgtcgtccagtaTGAGGAAGAGATTGATCGCcagcgcagactgctggatatcacctggaaacctgagataaagttacacagaataT TCATTCCACATCAGCATGTCTGCACAAAGGAGTCTCTCTCCAACCAGGAGAGGGACTCCAGACtgaaccaggaggaaccagaacctccacagattaaggaagaacaggaggaaccagaacctcaacagattaaagaagaacaggaggaaccagaacctccacagattaaagaagaacaggagg CAGTCATCAAGGAGAACAGCTTATTCTGA
- the LOC125010974 gene encoding zinc finger protein 391-like → MSGSESLRELIIERLTAAAEEIFGLFERTVVQYEEEIDRQRRLLDITWKPDIELHRIDLPQQHVCKEEDFPTDQQLCNQEWNSSLDQEEPEPPTTQEEQEEPEVFQMKEEQEEPESPTTQEEQEEPEVLQMKEEKEDPEPPQIKREQGEPELLHMKKEHEELFSSHQEEHLVVKQETDSLMETPTDEESEHSEPEPNSDQLLCYISPVAESPEQEGSRQVDSGSTRNVELNPKRRDTSHSNNGDNFPMSESLCGTDTSQKSVTCNICGKTFKNNSEMKKHYRFHTGETPYHCNTCGKSFTQRSGLILHTRIHTGLSTYSCKTCGKVFSQSSNLTRHLRTHTGERPYLCQICGKSFINWSSIRDHMTIHSGEKPFSCQICGKRFSQNSALTRHTRTHTGEKPYPCKTCGKCFNQSSALTRHMRTHTGEKPYGCDACGKSFSRSTHLSKHMRIHTGENLSS, encoded by the exons ATGTCTGGAtctgagagtttgagagagttgatcatcgagcgactaactgctgctgctgaagaaatattcggactctttgaaagaactgtcgtccagtacgaggaagagatcgatcgtcagcgcagactgctggatatcacctggaaacctgACATAGAGTTACACAGAATAG ACCtcccacagcaacatgtctgCAAAGAGGAGGATTTTCCCACTGACCAGCAGCTCTGTAACCAGGAGTGGAACTCCagtctggaccaggaggaaccagaacctccaacAACTcaagaagaacaggaggaaccagaagtttttcagatgaaagaggaacaggaggaaccagaatcTCCAACAACTcaagaagaacaggaggaaccagaagttcttcaaatgaaagaggaaaaggaggatccagaacctccacagattaaaagGGAACAGGGGGAACCAGAACTTCTGCACATGAAAAAGGAACATGAGGAACTCTTTAGCAGTCATCAAGAAGAACATCTTGTAGTGAAGCAGGAGACTGATTCCTTGATGGAGACTCCTACTGATGAGGAAAGTGAGCacagtgaaccagaaccaaacagtgACCAGCTCCTCTGTTATATTTCTCCTGTAGCCGAGAGCCCAGAACAGGAAGGAAGCAGGCAGGTAGACTCAGGATCAACTAGGAATGTGGAGCTGAATCCAAAGAGGAGAGACACGAGTCACAGTAACAATGGAGACAACTTTCCCATGTCAGAGAGTCTGTGTGGTACTGACACAAGTCAAAAGTCTGTAACATGTAACATCTGTGGAAAGACATTTAAGAATAActctgaaatgaagaaacattacagatttcacacaggtgagacaccTTATCATTGCAACACATGTGGTAAAAGTTTCACGCAGAGGAGTGGTTTGATTTTACACACCAGGATTCACACAGGTTTGAGTACGTATTCTTGTAAAACGTGCGGTAAAGTTTTCAGTCAAAGTAGTAATTTAACTAGGCActtgaggactcacacaggtgagagacCGTACCTTTGTCAAATATGTGGTAAAAGCTTTATTAACTGGTCATCAATTAGAGATCACATGACAATCCACTCAGGTGAGAAGCCGTTCTCTTGCCAGATATGTGGTAAACGTTTCAGTCAAAATAGTGCCCTGACACGTCATACGAGGACTCACACGGGGGAGAAGCCATATCCTTGCAAAACATGCGGGAAGTGTTTCAATCAAAGTAGTGCTTTGACTaggcacatgaggactcacacaggtgagaagccgtatgGTTGTGACGCATGTGGTAAATCCTTCAGTCGTAGTACTCATTTAAGTAAgcacatgaggattcacacaggtgaaaaTTTGTCATCCTGA